Proteins co-encoded in one Candida albicans SC5314 chromosome 3, complete sequence genomic window:
- the EGD2 gene encoding Egd2p (Nascent polypeptide associated complex protein alpha subunit; soluble protein in hyphae; macrophage/pseudohyphal-induced; protein level decrease in stationary phase cultures; GlcNAc-induced protein; Spider biofilm repressed) produces MSIEEIPQGADVNVIPKNEKKARELIKKLNLKQIKGISRVTFKQRGNLIYAIDSPDVYRSAAGTYVVFGEAKVDDMNQRIAEAQAQQAQQEALQKAAADAGKTEDKSPEAITADLEKASLGDKKAEDEEEDEGEIDETGLDPKDIEIVVEQTQVSRAKAVKALRNHDGDMVNAIMDLS; encoded by the coding sequence ATGTCTATCGAAGAAATCCCACAAGGTGCTGACGTTAATGTCATTCCAAAAAACGAAAAGAAAGCTAGAGAATTGATCAAGAAGTTAAACTTGAAGCAAATCAAAGGTATTTCCAGAGTCACTTTCAAACAAAGAGGAAACTTGATTTATGCCATTGATTCCCCGGATGTCTACAGATCTGCTGCTGGTACTTATGTTGTCTTTGGTGAAGCTAAAGTTGATGACATGAACCAAAGAATTGCTGAAGCTCAAGCTCAACAAGCTCAACAAGAAGCTTTACAAAAAGCTGCTGCTGATGCCGGTAAAACCGAAGACAAATCACCAGAAGCTATTACTGCTGATTTAGAAAAGGCTTCTTTGGGTGACAAGAAAGCtgaagacgaagaagaagacgaagGTGAGATTGACGAAACTGGTTTGGATCcaaaagatattgaaattgttgttgaacaaaCCCAAGTTTCTAGAGCCAAGGCTGTCAAGGCTTTAAGAAATCACGACGGTGACATGGTCAACGCTATTATGGATTTGTCTTAG